In the genome of Arvicola amphibius chromosome 2, mArvAmp1.2, whole genome shotgun sequence, the window ggctttaatcccaacacttgggggcagaggtagACCACCTGTCTGGAGTTCTAGAACAGTGTGTTCTATATAGCAGCTTCCAGCACtacctgtttcatgaaagaaaaaaaaaagacaaaggaagaagagaaagaagataaaacagaacgtgtgtgtgtgtgtgtgtgtgtgtgtgtgtatgtgtgtgttcaaacTGCATATAAATTGAATATCTTACATGAAATGCTTGGAACCAAAAGTGTTTCATGACATtgaattttctttgggtcactGGCTCACAGAAAGCGATATGGAAAGTAAATTATGATGCCCAGCCATAGCTTgggcttgtcccattagctcttataacttaaatgaaccatttctgttaatctgttttGCCTTGTGACTTCTTacttctctttcatcttgcacccgTTTCCTCTCCGTGTCCTCTGGCGTCTCTCCCGTGCTTAGAttcatctcttcttctttctgcctAGCAGTCCCGCCTCacctcttcctgtctagctattggccagtcagctctttattagaccaaagacacatctttacagggtGCAAAAGGATTATTTCACAACAACTTCAGATTTCAGTTTCTAGGGTTTTTAGAATGTTTGTGCATATTTTACTGTTTGAGCATCCAATATTTTAGATGTTAGAGCATTTCTGGTTTTAGATTAAGGAGCTGTAATGCCTGGCAGAAAATGTGACCTTTAGGATCACAGTGACTGTTCAAAGGAGTATAGCAGAGTAGGTAGGAATGAATTTATAAACCTATTTACATACTCCACATCTCACACATCCCCCCTGCCtacacttcttttttatttatttatttttctttttaagaatctcatgtagcctaggttggctggccttgaactgaaccCAATAGACTCTGACCTCCAGCTcctgatcctcatgcctcagcctcccaatgaGTTCTGGAactacagacatgtgccactcaACTCCAGCcttgcctagttctgttctgtcATACCACGTTGCTCTGCCGATCTCTAGCTGTGTTTGAGAACTGACCATGCAACCCTGGTAAACAGTGGTGTGGAACACACTGTTCTTTAATGGATTCAAGTCTTGAGAAGGTAATAATGTAAAGTGCATGACTGTTAGCAGAGAAAGTAAATTTCATAGTTTTTCCTGATAGATGTTGCTAAGCCGTGAAAAGTACCTGTAATACATGTTAAGAAAACAGAAGACCACTCCACAAGTAACTCCCCAAGCCCACACGATCTGGTCGTTCTGCAGGTCTACtcataaaggaagaaaggcacAGATAGTACCTGCAATGTCTCAGTACATAGTGGCTGCTGTCATTACTGTTAGGAGTCAAAGGAACCCTTTCAGTGAAAGTTTCATGAGCTTAAGCTTTCTGTTTACCTTTGCCTGTTTTCCCAATTTGATCATTCTGAAAAATGAACGTGCTGAATATAATTGTGTTAACTAGAAAACCACAAATTGTTTTGGTCATTGAGGTTTCATTGTCTTGAGTGATTTATCATTTCAAACATTAAAGGCAGACGggtagtggtacatacctttaatcccagcactcgggaggcagaagcagaggcagacagatatctgtgagttggaggccaacctggtctacagagttccaggacagccaaggctacccagagaaactctgtctcaacaaaacaaaacaaaacaaaacaaaacaaaacaaaacaaaaaacatacaagtCAACATAAAAAAGATGCAAAGGAACCAAGGCATGGCAGAAGTAGGAAGATACAAAAATTAACATTATTCCTCAAAGAAATGCATGATAAAACCACACAAAATTTTTAGCttatcaaaatgtatttttttaataacaatacAAAAATTTTGTTAGTGGTGATGAATGGGTGCATTCCTGTTTGGGAAAGTGATCTAACGCATATCCTTTGTACACCAACTTTttttgggggaggtggggggtcCTGAGTTTtcccaagtagcccaggctagcattaAACTCGCTGTGTAATAACTCAGGttggcctcctccctccctgggattacagatgtgtacctcAAAGCCTGGCTGTTTTGTCGTATCATAACATTTGTACCTCATTCAGTTTAGCTCTTCATCGTCCAGAATTTAAGGCAGTTGAAAAACTCAGCTATCCTTAGTCTTTTCCATATCATAAATGTTCTAAAATAGAGcatattattattgtgtttttacaTAGCCATCTACAGTATATATGATTAAATGAAAATACCATGTACTAAATTTATTagtattttgtaattaaaatgactcttattttattaaaatttataacttaaaaatttatcttaaacTTATACTTGGTtttagaagacattttaaaaactgacaaaGATTTAAAACAACTGTTGATTTGAAAATCTTTTCATGCAAATTAATTTGTTGGAAGGAGTAGTTTTGTGAAAATAGGCAGTGTCTTTAGCACAGAATATTTGAGAGGGGCTgggtacaatttaaaaaaattttgttttgtatttatgttaccataattgtaattaaaattacatttatcttttttgtATCTATATTAAGTAGATGCATCCATTCAGCGGATATTTATTGATTCCTACAACGTTTAAGACTTAGCACTGATGTGTCATGCTGAGCGAAATAGATGTAGTCCTGCTAATTTCTAGTTCAAaacctggtgggggtggggcatgaaCTTAAATAAGTACACCATTAGATACATGGCACAAAGGAGACATTGGAaatgttggaggagatcttgtcAGGTTTTGTTTCTAGGATAGAAAGGGACAGTATGGGGAGTCTGAGCAAATGACATGATCTACATAGGAAcagttctctgcttccttgaAGAAAACAGATCTAAGATACAGGAATCACTGCTAGGAACCAGTGACTGCCACAGACAAGACAGCTGCCCTGGACTAAGGGAGTCAGAATCTGTATCTGCACATGTACTAGGGGCAActgatggggtggtggtgggtgccTGGATGTGTGGCTCACTTTGAGAATAGGTAAATGCTGTGATACTGTGAGTTATTATTGACTGTCTATGTACATTTTCAGTAAGACCTTTCAGGATGCCTTGTTAGTGGATAACTgtcattttaaataaactgttATTTCCTTAAAATCATCATACATGGCATTGTTTCAAAGGCTATGAACATCAACGTGCAGATGGCAAAGTACATATATATGCCTGCTAATGTATGTATAGTCAGTAGACAGataggtggtaggtaggtagatagatgatagataggtaggtaggtagatgatggatggatggatggatggatggatggatgatagagaATTGCTTTCCAAAAGGAACGTGCCTCATTTCTACCTGCAGCTCCTTCTTGCCAGCAGAgtgcattttattttgaagttttatgTTACCTCACAGATGGAAAATATGACTCTTTAGCTAGGGTTAAAGGGACCACGTGGAATAACTTTTCCTTATTCTGAAACTGTGCTGAGTGAGTTTAAGTGACTTTATTTTGTCCTGACTTACTGAGGATATTAGTGAATATCTGGTGAACCTTCTTCGAAGGCAGGAAATAATATGGGTGCTTTTCTTTGCTCCATCATTAACTAATTTCCATGTAGAATCTATTTTAAATTGGCTGGACTTTGTTATTGTATACTTTGATAatatgctcatttatttttaagtaacaaTTTGTTTTTAGGATACTTCAAGTTTGTGAAGTTATTTTActggcttacagggtaaaattGGCAGATTTTTCTGAAAAGGCTATGTGGGTCTTTGTCACATCATCTTTGGGGACTCGagttaattttagtttctttgggtgtgtggggggtattgagacagggtatcattaTGTAGACTTCgcttgcctggaacttactgtgtagaccatgctggccttggactcacagatatctgcttgccAGTAGCCTTCTTAATAAGTGCTAAATGGCATCTCATGGTTTTGTTGATGATGTCAAGGGCTTATTGGTCACTGGTCTGCTTTGGAGATTATCTGAAGTGCTTTGCCCATTTTGAATGGAGAAATCTGTTGCTGAGTTGGGTATgtccactttttaaaagatgcactGTAATAACCCAGACTGTGTTTCTGCCTTCTCAGGATTCCTACAGGAAACAAGTAGTAATTGATGGAGAAACCTGTCTCTTGGATATTCTCGACACAGCAGGTCAAGAGGAGTACAGTGCAATGAGGGACCAGTACATGAGGACTGGGGAGggctttctttgtgtatttgcCATAAATAATACTAAATCATTTGAAGATATTCACCATTATAGGTGGGTTTAAGTTGAATATAGAAGTTGACTTTGAGAAGTAATGCTAGCttcatttattgattctttgctAATTGTTATACCTGTATAATctttaaatttgaaaacatttgtgTCAAGTATGCAAATTCCAATTTTATAAATggagctttttaatttttattttatttatttttttaggtttttggagatagggtttctctgtagtttttttttaaaaatatttatgtatttatttatttatttatttatttatttatttatttatttatttattgtatatatagtattctgtctgcgtgtatgcctgcaagccagaagagggcagcagaccccattccagatggctgtgagccaccatgtggttgccgggaattgaacccaagacctttggaagagcaggcaatgctcttaaccgctgagccatctctccagccccttctctggAGTTTTTTagagccctgtcctggaacttgctctgaaggccacactggcctcaaagttacagagacccgcctgtttctgcctcccgaatactgaactaaagacatgcaccaccaccgcccgacacAAATGCAGCTCTTTGGGTTTGCAGCCGTTACATAATTTGTCCCAGTTTGTGCAAATAGTGGTAGTGCTGCCTGAGAACAAGTTTCTGATACCAGGTCTTTTATACCTTGTTTCCCACGCTAGAGAACTAGAACTGTTAATGTTTTAGAGACGTCAAATACCAACCAGAAACAGAAGCATGGTCTGTTTGAGATGGTATCACTCAGATgatctttaaaaaatcatattttattatagaatttcATAGAGTGACTAAGCAGTGGCcttatgtgtttttttaaaaaaaaatacatttagatAGCATAATAGGTTGAAGAATTAAAGCTATTAGTGGTTTATATGAGTCTGACAAATGAATGTAAGATTACTTAATCATTACATGAAAAGTACTTTACATTCTTTCCCTGGGGGTTACAGTAGTCATTACATTGCTTATTAAGCTGTGCCACATAACCATGTGCTAGCTGAGTAAGAAGGTAGCATCTTAGTTAAGAGTAGTTTCCTGGTGATAAGGAAGGAATGATGAGGAAGAACTTCTCTATAGTGGTGCAGAGGTGAACCTCGTTGACAGAACACCTGGGGATAAGAACCCACCCCACTGCTGCCAAGCAGCATTTTAGACATTCATGGAAAATTGTGAAGgaaaatttacaattttattctaaatttagGATTTATTTACATGTTATATTGACAGCAACACATGAAAAAGACTCTTAACAGAATACACATTGTAGTTTCTTTAGTGTTGCTCTGTGTAAAAAAGTCAGTCttcaggactggagagctggctcagcagttatggaCATATGTTGCCTTTCTTGAATATCCATGCCAGTCATCTCATAACCACTGCAGCTGCAGGGAATCCAGTACTTTTGGCCTCCATTGACCCCTGAACTTACATGCACATAcctatatacagacacacacacacatatgactaaaattaaaatcagtcTTTCCAGTGATTATCTCTCTCTGTAGTACAGTAGTCTCCTTTACCCATAGTTTAATTCTTTGACATTTTGCTCATGCTCACCTAAGTCTGAAAAATACTAAatggaaatttctagaaataatgtaGCTTCTGTTACATGttgttacaatttttattttatattagtcTCTTACTATACCTAAATTGTCAATTAAACTATATTATTGATATGTATATATGGGAGAAACAGTATATGAAGGGTTTGGTACTGTCCCCAGTTTGAAGCATTAGTTCAGGGGTCTCAGAATATTTGCCCACAGATGTTGGAGAAAGGTCTTGTGAAATGTCAAAGTTATGTTAAAGCTGGTAATTTATGTTTGGGTGAAAACAAGGAGGAACTTATTCACAATACAACatcggctggccttgaacttactttatagatcagactggcctggaatcgGCAGAGTTCATCCTGccgattaaagacatgtgccaacaTACTGGTAGATGAAAACATTTTCAGTTGTACAGTACCCATTTATGTATCATGTTTCTAAGACAATTTTAAACATGGTTCTTTCGATTTGGAACTTTCCAGTATGTTTCTTACTATTGTATATACTCATGCAAATGAATCCTTTCTGCTGTAGTTGAGGCTGTATCAGTATTTGAGTTTTGAATAGATATGTAAGATTTTTGTCTTAGAggaaaaaataagtaagaaaagacaggaaaatatGGTATGCTATAAACTAGGATTTATATGAAGAAACCATTCAGTCAAGTTCTGTAGGATAGAAGTTGAGGGCAAGgtttgaaatattttgtattgCTCATGCTTCTGTATCAAATTTGTTTTTTCTCCAGAGAACAAATTAAAAGAGTAAAAGACTCTGAAGATGTGCCTATGGTCCTAGTAGGGAATAAATGTGATTTGCCTTCTAGAACAGTAGACACAAAACAGGCTCATGACTTAGCAAGAAGTTATGGGATCCCATTCATCGAAACCTCAGCAAAGACAAGACAGGTAAGTAAAGCTGGAGTGAGTGTGAGTGCCCGGGGTGTGAGTGCCAGCGTGACTGTTACTGTGTGCCCGTCATTCAGTGTGACTCGCCAGAGTATATGCAACGTTTAATTGGCTTCTCTTGAGTGGACAGTACTTTTTATTCAGGGACTGTGATATTACTTTGGATTCgttctctgtctgtttctctctctctctgtctcttttacttttttttccttttgtgatggTGGGGATTGAAACAGATCTGTGTTCTACATCCtccagcctgtccttgaactctcgtGCTGGGACTATGGGTGTGTTTCACTGcctggtgttttcttttcttttcatattgaAATTTCCACGTCCGTTTTACATTTAGGATTcaagaaatgtgaaaaaaaattcctGCTTAAATGATACAGACAGAAAACGGTGGAATAAATTTTGAGTTCCCTATTTTAGAAGCAGGTTTAAGAATTCACgtttcagctgggcatggtggcacacacctttaatcccaacactcaggatgcagaggcaggtggatctcggtgagtttaaggccagcctagtgtacagaATGAGctatccaggacagccagagctatacagagaaactctgtcttgaaaaaccaaaaaaccaaaacagaaaacaaaacaaaaaaagagtttatatttctagattaaatttttttgtatctgaagaattatatttaGGCAGAAAGTTTTGAGGGTCTAATTCTTTAGGGAGAAAGTTGTGATTAAAATAAgggaatatttagaaatattaaatCTTAAATTATCAACTACATTGTTCCGACAAAAGTATATGTCAGATAGAACCtgaattttgtttcaaaatcatcttcattttaaaactaaCTTTAAATTTCAGTTGATAATTACATCATTTGTGTTTGCAGTGATAGTTTAGCATAAAGGAAAACACATCCTAGGAGTGAGTTCATAAAGACAAGGGGAAACCGTTGTGTGCACTGAATGATGAGTCGATTTGCAGTGCATGAATTTGCATAAAATGGTTTTGTAAAGTTTAACTTCTgtgatgaaatttttaaaaattgaggagCACCTCATTTCATCACGCTTAAGTGTATAAGGGTCATCACAGAAATGTTTTCTGGATTTTGTGAGGGATGTAAAAATTTAAGCAAATTTCAAACAtgcagatggatggataaatacaaagaaaatttccCTAGGAGGTCATATGTGCCTATTCTTAGCTGTACAAGTAGGGTGCATgttgaaagaaaacaatgaattcaGTTTGATGTCTTTATTTGGATTAAGAAGTGAATTTTTGTAATTTGAATGTCACATGGATATCTCCTGGGTACCAGCTGTGCACAGTTGGCTAAGTTTACAGAGACTTGAGCCTCACTGGCTCCATGCTGGAGGAGCCATCCACTTGTGTCCGTCCCACGCTCGATTCTGTGCTCTTTCTGTTCCTGGTTTCTGACCAGTCTCGTGGGTTTTCCTCAGAAGCAGTCCAGAAAACATAATTAGAATATCTGTGACTTTCTTCTATGTTAGAAACACTTCTTTTGAAAGAACGCAAATATGAAATGTAAGAATTTATTGAAAACTACTATATAGACTTTACCATTAACATTTGACTACTTGCATTGCGTAAATGTATGCAGAAAGATACCTTGTAGTTTACAtttcacaggaaaaagaaaagccctaGACTGGGCTGCAGCCCAGAAGAGCCTCTCATACTTGGATATGCACACAACCCAGTGGGTTAGCGTCGAAGCCTGGGATTCTGCACTCCTTTGCCCTTTGTGGTAGTGCTTGTGTGGGATGTGGGCCACAGAGCAcagtgaaaggagaaaggagtCTCCTGCTTCTCTCAGTGCTGACTGTCCACTCCTCACTCAGAAGGAGCTTCCAATAACtgcatttaatttattgtttgtgtttgcAGAAATGCTTTTTTGTACTATGGTTCATAATTGATTAGAACATTGCCTGACTTCCTTTTAAAGTAGCCTTTTAGTTTTAACGATgttctctctctcgctctttctctctctctctctctctctctctctctctctctctctctctctctctctctctctcacacacacacacacacacacacactttgttcatttttgtctggTTTTTAGTGTTTTGACAGTTGTACAGCCCAGGCAAATCTCAGACTCATTATGTAGTAGaggctgcctctacctcccatgtgccGGGActtcaggtgtgtgccaccatgcccagcttactTGTCAGTGTAAAGTATGGTACAGAAGTGGATTCACTTAAATTTGCTTTTTAGATAGTGTGAGTTGTCTAACATGTATAGAGGTAAGATATACTAGAACTTCTTAAGCAGTGCTTAGCatttgtatttgtcttttttattgatttttttttctatttatgtctTTTATGTAATGTGTTTCTAAACTATAACTCACTTTTCAGTGAACTTGTTGATTTGTTTAGAAATGTATTTGCTTTGAAAAGTCATTAATATTGcttgaaatttaatatttataaagttaTGGAAGATCTAAAGattttactaattttaaaattactaatcTAAAATTTTAGTAATTTATAACATACAatgtacattttaataaattttctatCTCCAGTTTTTGTGAAAATTTTATGCTCCTTTTTAGGGAGTTTTGTTACaatcttttatttgcttattttaattaagtatacatgttcttattgtattttgttaGCAACTTGTTCTTGTTCATGAATTTAACAAAAGCACCAAAAAATCTATTTATGGTCATAGGAACTGAACATTCATTCAGAAATTCTCGCAGACTTAAGTGGAGGTGTGGCAAACATTTTTGCAGAGGTGCAGATAGTAATGTGGTATCTTACACATTACTTTCCCTAAGAATCCTTGATAATGTAAAACTCCTTGTCACCTTATACCAGAACAATTGACCCTGCCTGCACTTGGCCTGTGTGCTGTAATATGCAAATCTCAGCCTCTCTAGGTGTCAGTTGATGAAATTGTTCTAGTAGTTCAGCCTAAAATCatattttaccattttaaagcaaaatttgtGTATTTAGTGAAAAATTGTATCTTATTActttttccctcattttcttAAGTCAGCAGAAGCACCTATATGGCACTAGTGGAGCGGCTGACTGGCTGTTTACACACATTTCAAACCATGTATAggtttatatgtgtatgcatatgaaatttgaaatttatgccctggcagtgctgaagcatgcatgggtagcTCCTATAtgatggttctgttgaacttgtccatattgggtttcatggtctaagttgataagGACGACTGACcaagtctcttcctcaagagggcaccagatctcattacaggaagttgtgagtcaccatgtggttgctgggaattgaactcaggacctttggaagagcaggtggtactcttcaccactgagccgtctttccagccccattttattgctttgaagatAAGGGTTGCAGAATATATTTTTACCAgtacataattt includes:
- the Kras gene encoding GTPase KRas isoform X1, whose protein sequence is MTEYKLVVVGAGGVGKSALTIQLIQNHFVDEYDPTIEDSYRKQVVIDGETCLLDILDTAGQEEYSAMRDQYMRTGEGFLCVFAINNTKSFEDIHHYREQIKRVKDSEDVPMVLVGNKCDLPSRTVDTKQAHDLARSYGIPFIETSAKTRQRVEDAFYTLVREIRQYRLKKISKEEKTPGCVKIKKCIIM
- the Kras gene encoding GTPase KRas isoform X2 codes for the protein MTEYKLVVVGAGGVGKSALTIQLIQNHFVDEYDPTIEDSYRKQVVIDGETCLLDILDTAGQEEYSAMRDQYMRTGEGFLCVFAINNTKSFEDIHHYREQIKRVKDSEDVPMVLVGNKCDLPSRTVDTKQAHDLARSYGIPFIETSAKTRQGVDDAFYTLVREIRRHKEKMSKDGKKKKKKSKTKCIIM